The Flavobacterium johnsoniae genomic sequence GGAGATTCCATTACAATATTTCTAAAAGCTTTTTCGCTTTCAGACAAAAGATGTCTAGCTTTAACTTCCTCAGTTACTTCATAAGAAATTACAATAACTCCTGTAATTTCTGCATTTTCTTCTTTTAGAGGATAAAAAACAAGATTAAAATACCCTAATTCTTTCTTGTTGTATCTATTTAATGTTACGGCTAATTCATCTGTATAATAAGGAACTCCTGTTTCAAAAACATTTTTTAATAGTGAATATGTGGTTTCTTTTGCTTCAGGAACCGATTCAAAAATAGGTTTGTTTAAAATGTCTTTTTCTTCTTTGTCGATAATATGCAGATAGGTAGAATTAGCCATTTCTACAATTAAATCTGCACCTTTCAAAATGCAAATTCCCAGCGGTAATTGTTTTACTGTATTTCTGAATCTTTTCTCGCTTTCTTCAAGGTTTTTACGAGTAATGACTTGTTTTGTAGTTTCATTGCAAATTACTAAAACGCCAGCAGTTTTTCCGTTTTCATCATTTACTGGACTATAGCTAAAAGTCCAATATACATCTTCCATTTTGCCATTTCTATAAATAGGCAGCAATTGGTCTTCGTGCCAAGTTGCTTCTCCTTTATTTAGAACTTGATCGATTAAAGGTTTTATGAAATCCCATATTTCGGGCCAGTAATCAGCGCCTTTTTCTCCAAGAATTGCCGGATGTTTTCCGTCATTTCCAAGACTCGGACGATAAGCGTCATTATAAAAACAAATATGATCTGGCCCCCAAAATAAAAACATGGGAAATTTAGAATTTAAGAGAATGCCTATAGTGGTTCTAAGACTTTGTGGCCAAGATTCTACAGCACCAACCGCTGTTTGGCTCCAGTCTTTGGCTCGAGTAAGTTTACCCATTTCTCCTCCATTTGCCAGAAAAGCATAATTATTATTACTCATTAAATTTTTGATTTATATTCTCAGAAACAGCCAAATTTATTTCTATTCTAAAGGTAATAATTCCTGCTTAAAATTTGACTTGTTTAAAATTAATAAAAAATAAATATTCGCTCAAAATTGATTTTTGAATGAGCTAAGATTAAAATCGTTAGAGTTAATTTTATCTGTTTTCAATACGGAAATTTGAATAAAAGATTAAAAACAGAAGCCATGAAAAGAGAAGATTCTAAACACGAAATCGACAATATAAAAAGATATCAGGAAGAAGGATATGAGGTAAGTTATTTGTTTGAAAACAATCATTTAATAAATGCCGAAACCAAAAAAGCATATAAACCAGAAGATGTTTTTATTGTGGCGCATCATCGTTACGAAGGAATGAGCGATCCTGATGATATGTCAATCTTATATGTTATCGAAACAAAAGACGGAGCAAAAGGAACACATTTATTAGGATATGGCCCAACGGCAGATTTAGAAGAAGCCGAATTTTTTAAAGATATTCCAAAAGCCAATTATTCTAAAAATGCAGACATAAACGAATTGACATAAAAGGAATAAAAATAGATTGATATTTTTATTTTGCTGATGAGCAGTTGTTTCAAATTTATTTGGAGCAGCTGCTTTTTTTTGTGGGAGGCACAAAGGAGCAAAGGCACAAAGTCACAAAGGTTTTTGAAAGCGAATACTATTTTTTTTTGTGTTTTTTATGGGTTTGCGGTAAATAAGATTATATAAAAATATGTTTTTACGAATATGGAAAACCTTTGTCCCTTTGTTCCTCTGAACCTTTGAACCTGAACAAAATAATAATTATGAAAATTCTCTCCGAAATTGTATAAAGGTTTGAGAGACAATATAAACGAAATTTGAATTATAGAAATGAAGAGAAAAACCGAAGTTAGTTTTTGTACGTAAATAATTACTAACTGATTTACTAAAACCAAACCAAAATAATGAAAAAACTTTACATAAATACAGGAGGATTTGATGCTGTTTTTAATAATCTTAAAGATAGTTTTGGAGGCGATTTGCAAATTACTGCCAACGAATATATATTAAAAATAAAATCAAAATGGGCGAGCGGAAGCATTTCTGGAGTTCGTTTTGAAAAAGAAATGACTTATCTAAACTTTGATTTGACTTTTAATCAAGATGTTAGTTTAAGTATCGAATCTCATCCAATGGCGCCAGTATTTTTTGCATATTGCGAAAAAGGAAATGTACTTCATAGTTTTGGTGCCAATGGAGAAATCAAATCCCTGAAAAAAGATCAATCCGGTATTATGAGCAATTCGTCAGCCATTAATAGTGTGCTGTATTTTGAAAGTCATAAACAAATTCAGTTTTCATTAATCGGAATGCCAACAAATAGCGACAACAGTAAATCTGATTTTGCAGATCAGGTGCGTACTATTTTTGTGCCTAATTCTGGAAATTATATTTATATCGGAGCTGAAAATCAGAAAATTGGAAATAAATTTAAAGAACTTAAAGCTATTCCGCAGCAAGGAACAGTTCGTTATTTGCTGATGAAAAGTATTTTACGCGAAGTTTTAGAGTTAGAGATAGCGCAACATAGTTATAATTATTTAACGCCATTTGTGCCTATTTTGAATTTTGCAGCAAAGCAGTTATCAGAAATTAAAAAACTTTCCTCTTTAAATTTAAGTGCGATTGCAGCACCTGTAGTTTTTCTGAAAAGAAATTTGCAATCCAAAACTTTGGCTTTAAAACCTTATAATCAAAAATTAGCTAGCTAGTAAGCATCTTATATCTTCACTTTCAAAAAAACAGCTTTGGTCAAGCTGTTTTTTTCATTTAAAGAGTTTTCATTCTTTTTCGTAATGCAGAATAAAATAAACCATAATGAGATTTAAAACCAAAGAAACGCTGTTGGTAATAATTATCGGAAGATCGTTTTTTAGAATGCCATAAACAATCCAAATTGCAATTCCGAAAGTGAGAATTCCAAACATTTTTAGAGAAATCTCTTTTACTTTTTTGGTTTTCCAAACTTTTAAAATCTGCGGAACTGTCGAAATGGTGATGCAAGCTCCTGCAAAAAGACCAAGAATATCTATATAATTCATTTTTTCTAAGGTTCTAAGGTTCTGAGGGACTAAGAGGCTGAGGTTTTATGTTTTAAATCTCGCAAAGGCGCTAAGTCCCAAAGTTTTATTTTTTATGAATCTGCTTGAAGCTAACCTTTGCGACTCTGCGACTTTGCGAGATTTAAAAAAAAACTTTTTGCGAACTTTGCGTTTAAAAAATCAACCAACCAATTCGCCACCATTTATATGAATAAACTGTCCAGTAATATAACTGCTGTCTTCGCAAGCCAAAAACACATATGCAGGCGCCACTTCAGAAGGCTGTCCTGCTCTTTCCATCGGATTATCTTTTCCGAAATCCGATAATTTGTCAAAGCTTGCCACAATAAGCGGTGTCCAAATTGGCCCAGGCGCAACACCGTTTACACGAATTTGTTTTTTCGCTAACATCGTAGAAAGCGATCTCGTAAAACTAACAATCGCGCCTTTTGTACTGGCGTAATCTGCAAGATGTTCGCTTCCGCGAAAAGCCGTCACAGAAGTTGTATTAATAATCGTATCTCCTTTTTCTAAATACGGAAGTGCAGCTTTTGTGATATAGAAATAGGGATAGATATTGGTTTGAAAAGTTTTTTGGAGTTGCGATGACGTTATTTTTTCTAAATCCGTTTGCGGAAATTGTACAGCTGCATTATTCACAATAACATTAATATTCTTAAATGTCGTGTAGCATTTTTTTATTGCAGATTTGCAAAACTTTTCATCTTTCAAGTCGCCGCTAATCAAAAGGCATTGCTGTCCTTCTTTTTCAATCATCGCTTTTGTGTCTAAAGCATCTTTATTTTCTTTTAAATAGATAATGGCAATATTGGCGCCTTCTCTTGCAAAATGCACGGCGACACTTCTGCCGATGCCACTGTCGCCGCCAGTTATAAAAGCAGTTTTTCCTTTTAATTTGCCACTTCCGATATAGTTTTCTCTAATAATTTCTGGTTCAGGATTCATTTTATGTTCATTGCCAGGAAGATTTTGTTTTTGCTCAGGAAAGGTTATTTTCTTTTTCATAATTTTCTCTTTTTAAGCTCTTTCATGCTTTTAAAATTACATGAAAATTGAAATTTTACTTGTCTTAATAGGAATTTTGTTTGCCTCAAAAGATTTAAATCTAGTTTAATTGTACGGAAATACATTCAATTTTGTAAAATGTTAAAATAACAGGAATTTTCTAATAAGTTCATACTCACTCTCGCTTTCAAAATAACCATCTAAAAAGTGGGAATTCTGTAACTATTTTCGATTTAGATAAAAAACCGAGTAGTTATTTTTTTATACATTTGAGATTTTCCATATCATTTTTAATGGTCTAATTTGAGATTAATTAAAAAAATAAGAAAAATTTTACATTCATTTTAAAATTATCATTTTGATTTACAACCGATTTAGTTTCCAGACATGGTATTAATTGTAGACGATATAAGGGCCAATATTATTGCCTTAAAGAAAACATTAGAGCTGCATAATATCGATGTCGATAGTGCCGAATCTGGTGAAGAAGCGCTGAAAAAGATTTTAAAAACTGATTATTGCTTGATAATCATGGACGTTCAAATGCCAGGACTTGATGGATTTGAAGTTGTAAAAATCCTTTCTGGAAATCAGCGTACAAAAGATATTCCTGTTATATTTCTTTCGGCTTTAAATACCGAGAAAAAATACATTTTTAAAGGTTACGAAACGGGTGCTGTAGAATATATTACAAAACCGGTTGATTCTGATTTATTGATTTTAAAAGTCAAAACTTTTATTAAAATCTACGAACAGCAAAACGAATTAAAAGTGATGAAAGATCTTCTTTCTAAGGAAATAAAAATTAGAAAAGAAGCACAGGATAATCTTGAAATTAAAATTGCAGAAAGAACCAAAGAATTGGTTCAAAAAAATGAAGAATTAGAACTTAGAAATCACGAATTACAGCAATTTTCTTGGGTTGTTTCGCACGATTTAAATGAACCTATTCGGAAGATTCAGATTTTTATTAAAATAATAAAAGATCTATACCTAAAAACAGATGACAAAGCGATAGATTATGTAGATCGTACAATAAAATCTGCAGAAAGAATGCAGACTTTAATTACCGATCTTTTGGCTTATTCTAGACTTTCGGCTCAAGTTAAACCTGAAAAAACAGACTTAAATGAGGTTTTGCAAGAAGTTCTTTCTGATTTTGATTATTTAATTGAAAGCAAAAATGCGACAATAAAAACCAATGAACTTCCAACCGTAGACAGTATTCCAAGTCAATTGCGTCAAGTTTTTCAGAATCTAATTGGAAATGCGCTTAAGTTTTCGGGAACTGAAAATAAACCCGAAATAGAAATCACTTCAGAAATAATTGCAGACAAATCTATCGATAGTCCGACATCGCCAGAAGGGCAATTCTGCCGAATTACAGTAAAAGATAACGGAATTGGTTTTGACGAAAAATATCTAGACCGAATTTTTATTATCTTTCAGAGCTTAAATGATCGCCAAACCTACGAAGGAACAGGAATCGGACTTGCAATTGCAAAAAAAATAATAGATAAACATAATGGTTTAATTACCGCTAAAAGTGAAGTAGGAAAGGGCGCAAGCTTTATTATCATACTTCCGTTAAAATACAAATCAAAATAATTTAGACTTATAATTTATGAATGGTAATTTTAAAAGAAATTTACTAATTAGTTCTCTGGTTTCACTATTTGTACTGACCATTAGTTCTGTTGCTTCCTTTATTAGCATCAAAAGTTTATTAAGCAGTAATTATTGGGTAAATCATACTCAAGATGTTATTTACAATCTTAATGAAGGTTCGGCAATTATTACGGAAGCGCAAACAAGTATGCGAGGTTATCTACTTACTGGAGATGAACAATTTGTAGACCGTTTTAATGATTCTGAAACAAAATCAAATAATTATTTTGATAAATTGGATGAACTTACATCCGATAATCCTTCTCAACAAAAAATGCTAGACGAACTAAGATCTAAGCGATCTGGTTTCTTTAAATACCTCAATAATCAAATCGTAAAAAAGCGTTTAAGCAAAGAAACGCTGATTTTTGATTTGAATGAAGGTCGAAACATGATGAATGAAATAAAAACAATCATCAAAAAAGTAGAAAGTACAGAACAAAAACTTCTTGAAGAACGTAACGCCAATTCGGAACGTTATGGAACTTATAGTTTGATTCTTATTGTTGTTGCCTTTTTCATTGCTTTTATTATATCGATTGTTTTCATGATCAGAATTCTGAAAGATTATAATGAAAGAGCATTATTACAGAGTGAACTTGAGAAAAAAGACAAAGATATTGCCGAAAGACTTGAGGTAATTAGTGGTATTGCAACTCAGATTTCTAAAGGAAACTACGACGTTCAGATCGATGATAGAAAAGCAGATACTTTAGGAGCATTAGGAGGTTCTATTCATGAAATGAAAGATTCTCTAAAAACTTCTTTCGACTTATTGTCTCAAAAAGAATGGCTTCAATCTGGTGTTGCTACTTTAAATGATAAAATGTTGGGAGAGAAAACAATTCAGAAATTATCTAAAGATGTAATCGAATTTTTATGCCAATACACAAACAGTAGCGCTGGTGTTTTATATGTTGTTGATGGAGAAGAAATAACTGTTTCTGGCGGATACAGCTATATTCCGAGTAAAAGCCGTGAAAGAATCAGAAAAGGCGAAGGCTTAATTGGGCAAGCAATTGTATCTGGAAAAATGCTGGAGTTAAAAAAACTTTCGCCAGATGATATCCAAATTAATTATGCTTTGGGCGAAATAAAACCAACTCATATTGTGGCACTTCCGTTAATGGATTATAAAATAGAAGGAGCTGTAGAATTAGCGAGTATTTACGGATTTTCTGTTTTGCAGTTGGAGTTTTTAAATATGGTTGCCAATAATATCGGAATCGCTTTAAAAGCAACTCAAAACCGTAAAAAAGTGATGGAGCTTTTAGAAGAAACCAAATCGCAATCTGAAGAACTTCAAGTTCAACACAGCGAATTGGAAGCTATAAATGCAGAATTAGAAGCTCAGACAGAAAAACTTCAAGCTTCGGAAGAAGAACTTCGCGTTCAGCAAGAAGAATTGGAACAAACCAACGAAGAACTTTCAGAAAGAAGTGTTTTATTGGAAGAAAAAAATACTGAAATTCAGAAAAAATCTGAAGCGTTAGAATTAAGCACGCGTTACAAATCGGAATTCTTGGCAAATATGTCACATGAATTAAGAACGCCTTTAAATTCAATCTTATTATTGAGCCGTTTATTGTCTGAAAACAATAACGAAACAATGAACAACGAAGAAATTGAATTTGCAAAAGTGATTCAGAGTTCAGGAAACAGTTTATTAGGATTAATTGATGAAATTTTGGATTTATCTAAAATTGAGGCTGGTAAAATGGAGCTGGAATTTTTAGATGTTTCGACCAAAGAAATTACTGATAATCTTTATAATTTATTCCACATCGTAGCAAAAGAGAAAGGAATAAACTTTGAAATTATTACCAAAGATGCACCAATTGTCATTAAAACAGATAAAATGCGTTTAGAGCAGATCTTGAAAAATCTGATTTCAAATGCTATAAAATTCACAGAAAAAGGAACGGTAAGTCTTGAAATTAAGACAGATCCGAACAATGATAAAATAATTTGCTTTGTTGTAAAAGATACAGGAATCGGAATTCCGTTAGAAAAACAACCTCTAATTTTCGAAGCTTTCCAACAAGCCGACGGTTCTACAAAACGTAAATACGGAGGAACAGGTTTAGGATTATCAATAAGCCGAGAATTGGCTAAATTACTTAGAGGAGAAATTACGCTTTACAGTAAAGTAAATGAAGGAAGTTCGTTTACATTATGCATTCCGGTTTTAGGATTGGCGATAAATAAAATTCTCGTAAACAAAATACAGCCAAAAGAAGTTGTTGAGGACGAAGAAACGCAAACGGAGGCAAGACCTAAATATATCAGCGAAGTTATTCCAAAAGAAATTGAAGACGACAGAGATTCAATTGAAGAAGGCGATAAAGTAATTCTGATTGTCGAAGATGATATTAATTTTGCTAAGTCATTGCTGGCTTTTACTCAGAAAAAAGGTTATAAAGGAGTTGTCGCGGTTAGAGGAGATTACGCTTTAAACTTTGCCTTGATTTATAAACCAATCGGAATTTTATTAGATATTGAATTACCAATAAAAAGCGGTTGGGAAGTTTTGGAAGAACTGAAAAATAATTCTAATACCAAACATATTTCGGTTCACATTATGTCTTCGCATAAATTGAAACAAGAAAGTTTGTTAAAAGGTGCGGTAGATTTCTTAGACAAACCTGTTGCTTTTGATAAGATTCCGGACGTTTTTATGCGTATTGAACACATCATTAATAAAGAATCTCAAAAGGTTTTAATTATTGAAGACAACCCAAAACACGCTAAAGCATTGGCTTATTTCTTAGAAACTTACAATATCAATTCTGAGATAAAAAGTGAAGTTTCAGAAGGATTATCTGTTTTAAGCAACAAAGATGTTGACTGTGTTATTTTAGACATGGGAATTCCAGACAAACAAGCTTACGAAATTTTAGATGGCGTAAAGAAAAGTCCAGGTTTAGAAAATCTTCCAGTAATTGTCTTTACAGGAAAAAGTCTTTCTATTAAAGAAGAATTGAAGATTAGAAAATATGCCGATTCTATTATCGTAAAAACAGCTCATTCGTACCAAAGAATGTTAGATGAAGTTTCACTTTTCCTTCATTTAGTAGAAGAGAAAAAAGAGGGTAAAACGAAGGAAATTCATAAAAAACTGAATTCATTAAATAATATTCTATTTGAGAAAAAAGTATTAATTGTTGATGATGACGTTCGAAATATTTATTCGCTTTCTAAAGCTTTAGAAGCCTTTAAAATGAATGTAATTACAGCATTTGACGGAAAAGAAGCTATTAAAATTTTGGATGAAAATCCAGATACAGATGTGGTATTGTTAGATATGATGATGCCAAATATGGATGGTTATGAAACGGCTGAAAAAATAAGAAGCAATCCTAAATTTCTTAACTTAGCAGTAATCGCCGTAACGGCAAAAGCAATGACGGGAGACCGCGAAAAATGTATAAAAGCGGGAGCTTCAGATTACATCACAAAACCTGTCGATGTAGATCAGCTTTTATCGTTATTACGAGTTTGGTTATATGATAAAATTTAACCTATAAAAAGCTGTAAATGAGAAAAAAAAGAGTGCTGATTGTAGATGATGATACAAGGAATATTTTTGCTTTAGTGAATACTTTAAAAGCGAAATCTTTTGACTGTTTGTCTTGTTTAAGTGCCGAAGAAGCGCTTAGAATATTAAAAGAAGACAACACAATTGATGCAGTTTTGATGGATATGATGATGCCAGAAATGGACGGATACGAAGCAATTCCGCTTATAAAAGCAATTCCATCGCAAGAATCTACCTTTGTAGTGGCTGTAACTGCACAAGCAATGACAGGAGATAAAGAAAAATGTTTAGAGGCTGGGGCAGATGCATACATCTCAAAACCAGTTGATGTTGATAAATTACTTCAGATTTTGGGGGAAATTTAAGTGAATTATGATTGAAGATATTGAGTTAGAAGCCCTAATTAATGATGTTTACGAATATTATGGTTTTGATTTTGGAAGTTATTCCAGAGCTTCACTAAAAAGACGTGTTAGCCGAGTTTATTATTTAGATGGATTTAAGCATTTTCATGAATTTCTTTCAAAGGTTCGCACAGATCCAGATTATTGCAAAAGAATGATTGACGAAATTACGGTCAATGTTACAGAAATGTTTCGCGATCCGTCTTTTTATACCGTACTTCGAAATGACATTCTTCCCTTATTAGGAACAAAACCTTTTATCAGAATTTGGCATGCAGGCTGTTCTACAGGCGAAGAAGTGTATTCGATGGCCATTATGCTTAAAGAATTAGGACTTCTGCATAAATCTATTTTGTATGCAACAGATATTAATGCGGCAGTTCTAGAAACGGCAAAAAGTGGTATTTTTCCACTTCGAATGATAAAAGATTACGCAGATAATTATCGTGATTCTGGCGGAAAACAAGATTTTTCAGATTATTATATTGCCAATTATGGTTTTGCAAAATTTAGCGAAGAGCTTTCAGAAAAGATGGTTTTTTCGCAGCACAATTTAGTTTCGGACAATTCTTTTAATGAGTTCGATTTGATTTTGTGTCGAAATGTTTTAATCTATTTTGATAATAATCTGCAAAAAAGAGTTGTTAATTTATTTGATGACAGTCTTTCTGTTCTAGGATTTCTAGCACTTGGAACAAAAGAAACTATAAAATATTCTATATCTCAAACTAAATACAAACAGTTTGAAAGAGAAAAAATATGGAGGAAAGTAAGAGAGTAATAAAAGATTGTAAAGTAGTCATAATTGGAGGTTCTGCGGGAAGTTTGCAAGCATTATTGCAAATTTTGCCTTTTATAGAAGATCCAATTTCTTTTGCTATTGTGATTGTTGTTCATAGAAAAAATTCTGACGAACAGACTTTGGAGGCTTTACTAGCTTTAAAAGCGAATGTTAAAGTAAAAGAAGTAGAAGACAAAGTTGCTGTAAAAGCAGGTTTTATTTATATCGCGCCATCTAATTATCATTTATTGTTTGAAAAAAACGAAACACTTTCATTGGATACTTCTGAAAAGATAAATTACAGCAGACCAAGTATTGATGTTTCGTTTGAATCTGCGGCAGAAATTTATGGCAGTAATCTAATCGGAATTTTACTTTCTGGTTCTAACTCAGACGGAACAGTCGGAATGAAAGCAATTCAAGCTGCTGGAGGAATCACGGTCGTTCAAAATCCGCTTTCTGCAGAAATGTCTTTTATGCCTAATAATGCGATTTTGCACACAAAACCAGATTATGTTTTAAGTACAGAAGAAATTTTAGATTTTATAAAGGGAATTAATAAGGAGATAGCTTAACAATATTTAAGGTTTAGAGGTTTGCATAACCTTCAACATGATATATGTCGCCCCTCTGGGACTTTACTTATAATTATGTAATTATGCTATAAATATTTAGCTTCTCCGAAGCTTTTTATATTTTGAGTGTAAAATAATTTAATATTAATGTTCTCCGAAACTTTTCCATTGGATGATTAATGATTATGTTTAAGTCCCAGAGGGACGAAATATTTATAGCAAATAATTATTAAAACCCATCAAAAGCTCCACCGGAGCGAAATATTATTATAAATGCTTTTTAATAATATCACAAAAAAAAAATTAATTTTTCTCATCTTCAGGTAAAATAACCTTATTCATTTCAGCATCTTTTTCGGCTCTTCTTTGTGCAGCTTTTCCTTTTCCAATAGGAATTCCGGCTGTTAGATATAAAGATCTGTTATATACATTTGGACCGTCTCCTTTCATTACAGGAACCAATCCGTAGTAATATTGAATGGTAATATTCAATCCGTTGCCCACATTCATGTGATAACCAGTACCTAATGCGATTCCAGCATCAATTACACGAATCTCATCTCTGATTTTTTTCTTGTAAGTAACATCGTTTTTATTAACCTCATTTGTAAATTCATCAAAAGCCGATGCAAGAAGTCCGAGTTGTGGTCCAGCTTTAACGTAAATCCTATTTTTAAATTGATATTTAATCAAAATAGGAACATTAAAATAACGAATTTCACGATTAACAGTTCCGCCTTCAAATGTATTGTCTAAGTTAACATCGTCTAAAGAATAAACAGGAATATGTCTGGCTCCCATTGGCGATTTAACTATTACGCCAGTATTAATCATCCAAGCGGGATTTTTTTTAGATCGAACATCAAAATAAAAACCAAGATTAAAACCAGGATTCATTCCAGAACTTTCAAGGTTCGAAATATCAGAAAGATTGATACCGCCTTCTAGTCCAAATTCCAGAAAAGGCGAATTAAGTTTATCTCCAAAAATTAGCGATATTAAAACCTGCGATTTCGCCTCATTTATAGAAAAGAAAACGAGGAGTATCAATAAACTCTTTTTCATAATCAGAAATTAAAGTCCAAAACGATATTGAATTCCTCCTAAAGCTTGTGTACGACTTCCTAGAAAACCTGCTTCAACTCTAAACATAAGATGTTTATTTAATTGATATTGAGAGCCTACAATAAAATTCCACATATCTTTAGGTCTTTTTTGAAGAGAATATTGCACAGACGATGAACCAGCAGTGCTAAGAGCGCCATCTAAAGTTGCTAGAATATTTCCAGCACTTTCTAATGCTCTGTTTGCTGTATTATGTTTGGCAACATTTACCGGATTTTTTTGTTCTACAGGAGTTAAACTATCCCACCAATTATCTACTTTAGTCTGGTTTTCTGTCACTTTTGCCAAGCCATCATCAACTTTTTGCTGAGCGTTGCTTAAATCAAGAAAATCAGACAAAGGAAGATTTCCATTGGTATCTCCCGAAATGTGAACTCTAAAACCTCCAACCCAAACTGCAATATTTTGTTCTGGTTTACGGAATTTGAATGTTTTTCCTAAACGTGGACCAAAAACATACGAAAAGGCTGGTTTATCAAGCGAACTGATATCCGTCCAAGCCATGTTCATATCCAAAGCCAACCATCCGCCGCCAATTCCAATTGTTGGCGTCATTCCAAGTCCGAATGTTGTAGCGTTAAAATTTGCTTTTGTACTGAAATGTGCAACTTGCGACCAATTATTGTCGGCATCTGGAACATAAATTCCGGCGTTAATTTTAGTTGAAGTATTGGCTTTACCTAAAATTCCATAAATATTTAAAAAGGGCAGAAGCCAAATGTCTGGGCGAATAGTTAATGCGCCAGCTTCTACATGAGATTTATCAAAACGTACAATTTCGTCTAGATTGTATTGCGGTCCATTATTAAAACCTACATTAAGATCATTAATGACAATTTCAGAATCTTGCCAAAAATAATTAATAGAAAGTCCTGCTGAATAAGGAAGTTTGTAACCTTTCTGAGCGACTTTTTGTCCCCAAATTGGCAAAGCGTAAGGATAATCGGCGACTTTGAGGCTGTCTTTAACCTCTTGATTTTTTTCTCCAACAACTTTATCTGTATAAACTTGTCCGAAGATTGAAATACTGCATAATAATAAAAGGGCTGATATTAGTTTTTTACATTTCATTTGTTTGTAGTGTTTTAAATTAATTAAACTGCTTAAATAAATGTGTACTAATGTATTCTGTGGAGGAATCTCGGCTTATCTTTCTTTTACTGGATTATAAAAAATGGGTATGAATTAATTTTTATGTGGTTAATTGTGTTAAAGTTAATTAAAAATTTTTAACATTTTAC encodes the following:
- a CDS encoding SemiSWEET family sugar transporter, which produces MNYIDILGLFAGACITISTVPQILKVWKTKKVKEISLKMFGILTFGIAIWIVYGILKNDLPIIITNSVSLVLNLIMVYFILHYEKE
- a CDS encoding SDR family oxidoreductase produces the protein MKKKITFPEQKQNLPGNEHKMNPEPEIIRENYIGSGKLKGKTAFITGGDSGIGRSVAVHFAREGANIAIIYLKENKDALDTKAMIEKEGQQCLLISGDLKDEKFCKSAIKKCYTTFKNINVIVNNAAVQFPQTDLEKITSSQLQKTFQTNIYPYFYITKAALPYLEKGDTIINTTSVTAFRGSEHLADYASTKGAIVSFTRSLSTMLAKKQIRVNGVAPGPIWTPLIVASFDKLSDFGKDNPMERAGQPSEVAPAYVFLACEDSSYITGQFIHINGGELVG
- a CDS encoding hybrid sensor histidine kinase/response regulator: MVLIVDDIRANIIALKKTLELHNIDVDSAESGEEALKKILKTDYCLIIMDVQMPGLDGFEVVKILSGNQRTKDIPVIFLSALNTEKKYIFKGYETGAVEYITKPVDSDLLILKVKTFIKIYEQQNELKVMKDLLSKEIKIRKEAQDNLEIKIAERTKELVQKNEELELRNHELQQFSWVVSHDLNEPIRKIQIFIKIIKDLYLKTDDKAIDYVDRTIKSAERMQTLITDLLAYSRLSAQVKPEKTDLNEVLQEVLSDFDYLIESKNATIKTNELPTVDSIPSQLRQVFQNLIGNALKFSGTENKPEIEITSEIIADKSIDSPTSPEGQFCRITVKDNGIGFDEKYLDRIFIIFQSLNDRQTYEGTGIGLAIAKKIIDKHNGLITAKSEVGKGASFIIILPLKYKSK
- a CDS encoding response regulator, yielding MNGNFKRNLLISSLVSLFVLTISSVASFISIKSLLSSNYWVNHTQDVIYNLNEGSAIITEAQTSMRGYLLTGDEQFVDRFNDSETKSNNYFDKLDELTSDNPSQQKMLDELRSKRSGFFKYLNNQIVKKRLSKETLIFDLNEGRNMMNEIKTIIKKVESTEQKLLEERNANSERYGTYSLILIVVAFFIAFIISIVFMIRILKDYNERALLQSELEKKDKDIAERLEVISGIATQISKGNYDVQIDDRKADTLGALGGSIHEMKDSLKTSFDLLSQKEWLQSGVATLNDKMLGEKTIQKLSKDVIEFLCQYTNSSAGVLYVVDGEEITVSGGYSYIPSKSRERIRKGEGLIGQAIVSGKMLELKKLSPDDIQINYALGEIKPTHIVALPLMDYKIEGAVELASIYGFSVLQLEFLNMVANNIGIALKATQNRKKVMELLEETKSQSEELQVQHSELEAINAELEAQTEKLQASEEELRVQQEELEQTNEELSERSVLLEEKNTEIQKKSEALELSTRYKSEFLANMSHELRTPLNSILLLSRLLSENNNETMNNEEIEFAKVIQSSGNSLLGLIDEILDLSKIEAGKMELEFLDVSTKEITDNLYNLFHIVAKEKGINFEIITKDAPIVIKTDKMRLEQILKNLISNAIKFTEKGTVSLEIKTDPNNDKIICFVVKDTGIGIPLEKQPLIFEAFQQADGSTKRKYGGTGLGLSISRELAKLLRGEITLYSKVNEGSSFTLCIPVLGLAINKILVNKIQPKEVVEDEETQTEARPKYISEVIPKEIEDDRDSIEEGDKVILIVEDDINFAKSLLAFTQKKGYKGVVAVRGDYALNFALIYKPIGILLDIELPIKSGWEVLEELKNNSNTKHISVHIMSSHKLKQESLLKGAVDFLDKPVAFDKIPDVFMRIEHIINKESQKVLIIEDNPKHAKALAYFLETYNINSEIKSEVSEGLSVLSNKDVDCVILDMGIPDKQAYEILDGVKKSPGLENLPVIVFTGKSLSIKEELKIRKYADSIIVKTAHSYQRMLDEVSLFLHLVEEKKEGKTKEIHKKLNSLNNILFEKKVLIVDDDVRNIYSLSKALEAFKMNVITAFDGKEAIKILDENPDTDVVLLDMMMPNMDGYETAEKIRSNPKFLNLAVIAVTAKAMTGDREKCIKAGASDYITKPVDVDQLLSLLRVWLYDKI
- a CDS encoding response regulator, with the translated sequence MRKKRVLIVDDDTRNIFALVNTLKAKSFDCLSCLSAEEALRILKEDNTIDAVLMDMMMPEMDGYEAIPLIKAIPSQESTFVVAVTAQAMTGDKEKCLEAGADAYISKPVDVDKLLQILGEI
- a CDS encoding CheR family methyltransferase is translated as MIEDIELEALINDVYEYYGFDFGSYSRASLKRRVSRVYYLDGFKHFHEFLSKVRTDPDYCKRMIDEITVNVTEMFRDPSFYTVLRNDILPLLGTKPFIRIWHAGCSTGEEVYSMAIMLKELGLLHKSILYATDINAAVLETAKSGIFPLRMIKDYADNYRDSGGKQDFSDYYIANYGFAKFSEELSEKMVFSQHNLVSDNSFNEFDLILCRNVLIYFDNNLQKRVVNLFDDSLSVLGFLALGTKETIKYSISQTKYKQFEREKIWRKVRE